Genomic DNA from Nonomuraea rubra:
GGACACCTCCCGCCGCCGAGGAGCAGCACCGTAGGGCGGCTTGGCAGTAGCAGCACGCAGTGGAAGCTCCACAGACAAGGCGGAGGCGCGCGGAGCAGAGGATGCGAGAGGACTGGTCGGCGACGACTCGACGGCGGAAGCCGGCAACAGCGGCTCAGCACCACCAGCGTCCATCCCCGCCTCCGACCGCCGCCCCCGTGCTTCGGACAGCGACCGCCCCTCGCCATCCGACTGCTTACTCGGAGTGTCGAGTGAGCGCTCAGCGTCCATTCCGGGAACCTGCTGAGGCCGGGAGGGCTGTTCGGGAAGCCGGGTCTTGGCGACGGCCAGGATGACGGCGGGCCGACGGGGTGCGGCCGTGGTGTGCGGAGTGCCGGTCTCCGGCTGCCTGACATGTAACCCGGGATTCGTGTTGTGTGCCTGCGCCGCTCCCGTGGGCGCGTCCGTGTCAGGTGCCGGTGTGAGGCGCGCGGAACCGCTGGAGCCGGTCGCGAGCGCGCGCCGCCTGGCCCAGGCGCCCGCGTGCGCGCCGAGCAGCAGCAGGAGGATCCCTCCCGCCACGTAGAGGCCGTACTGGCCGATGTTCCCGATCGGCGACTCGCTCGACTGGGCCTTCACGCCATCGCTCTGCACGGGAGCCTCGTCGGCGCCGTCTTTCGTATCGGCCGGGACCAGACCGTCGTTCTCGCCCTGGTCGACAGCGGAGGGGATGGGAAGGTTGCCGCTCGGGTCGGCGTCCGGAATGTCGGGCAGCTTCGTGGTCGTCGGCTTACGGGTGGGTGTGGTCGGCTTGCGCGAGGGAATCGCCTGCTTCTTGGCGGGCAGCGTCGGCAACGCATCGACGCCCCGGGCGTCTCTGTTCTTCGGCGCCTGCGCGCTGTCGGTGGCCTTCCTGGTCGGCTGGGCCGCCGGTGGGGCGGGGAAGGTGACGTACGCGGCCGCCGAATCGCCCGACCCGATCGAACCGCCGTCGCCGTCCCCTCTGAACGCCTTGACGGAGAACCCCACCTTCTGGCCCGCCGCCTTGGACGGCACGGCAAGCACCGCCTTGCACGAGGAACCCGCGCAGGCACTGTCGGCGGACAGCCGCCCCACGACACCGGACTGCGTGTTGGAGACCTCGTACGACTGCAGGTCGGGCTCTGATCCCTTGTTCCAGGTGACGAGAACCTTGTCGGTGCCCTGCCTGCTCGCGTTCACGCCTCCTGGCGCTTCGGCCGGCCGCCGCAACTTGAACGTGGTGCTCGCGTACCTGCTTCCGGTGATCTCCCCCTTGAGGGTCACAGTGAAGGTCCCGTTGGGGGCATCGCCCGCGTCGAAGGTGCCGGACAGCGTCTGGTTGGCCCCACCTGAGGCGACCTTCTGGCTGGGCGTGGAAGGTCCGTCCACGTACAGCCCCATCCTCAACTGCATGAGCCCCGTACGCGCGGAGACCACCACCGACGAACTCGAGATCACCTCCCCATCGGAGGGTGACGTGATCTGCCCAGAGGAGCCAACCCGTCCGGAGAGCCCGACCTGTTCAGAAAGCCCGACCCGTTCGGAAATCCCGGCCTGCCCGGAGAAGCCGGCCTGTCCGGCGAAGCCGACCTGTGCCGTCATCGCCGACGCCTGGGCACTACCGCCGAGCGCGATGGATCCGGCCACGATCATCCCTGCGGCTACAACTCTGCCGACTACCGACACGACGCTTCCCTCCATCGAGAGCCTCGCGCCGCCTGAGCACCCTCGGGGCATTCACGCGACGACCGGAAGTGCTGTGCGCCCGGCCGATACGGTCACCGACCGTCCCAGGACCCGCACCCTAGCGACTGTGTTCCTGCTCTCCCAGGCTCCTTGACGCATACGGCATGGACCGAGGGTAAGCGGAACCTTACGGTAGATATCCAGCTCTTGGACACCACGTCTAAGAAGTCGTGACTTGATTGCGACCTTGCCCCTCAGACCTCAACCACCCCATAACGCCCACCTCCTCGAACCTCCCCCTCTTCCTGTCATTCAGCGCACAGCCGCCGCCCCATCTGAGGGCTGTCACCCATCCATGGACGGGCCTTCAGTTCGCGCTCTCTGGATGCACTCGGACACCTCGGCGGCCCGCATCCATGCGCACGAGTAGATCCGGCTCGCTGCAGATGCTCATGCCCGGCAGCAGGAACCCATCGCTTCATCAGTCGGGTGTCCATACCGTGGAGCCGGCACGGGACCTGCCTTGTACGGTGCGGGGGCCTAATAACGGCAGCGAGATGGGCAAGGCAGTCCAGACGTCGGCGATGTCGTCGGTTATCTCGCACTTCGTTAGCTCGACGTCGTTCTCCGCGGCCAGTTCGGAGGCCCTGCGGCAGGCTCCTTCTGGGTCGATCAGCGCCAGTTTGGCTGCTGCGAGGGCGCTGAGGTCGGCGGCGCTGCTGGCTCGGTGGTGGGCGACGCGTACGGAACCCACCGTGGCGAGTGCGGTAGCCGTCGCCATCAGGAGGCCCATGAGCGCCACACCCCACAGGGTGGCCGAGCCGCGGTCCTTGGGATTGATCGTTTACTCCTGGGGTTGGGCGAGGGAAGTTTCGGCGCCTGGGGCGGGGGCGGTGTGTTGTCACTGTTCGGTGGCTGCGGTGGCTGTGGCTGAGACGCGTACTGCAGGCAGGGATTCGCCCCAGGAAGGGCGTACTTCTACGGTGATCTCCACTTTGGTGAGCTCAGCGCCGCGAGTAATGGCTACTTGGGCGTTCGGGCGGGTGGCTGTTTGGGTGAAGGCGCGAACCTGATCCAGGGGTTCGCCTCTGGCTGCGGCGCGAGCCGCCATCCGGGCGGCGTCCACGCATTCGAGTTGGACTCCGACTGCTTGGATGGCCCACAGGGCTGCAGCCAGGACGACCATGAGGGCGGGCAGCATCGCGGCGGTCTCGGCCGTCACCGAGCCCCGCGATGCCGACCGCTTGCTGCTCTTGGAGGTCCGCGCGCGGCGCGGCGTCATTCCTGCCCGGTTTTGAGTGCTCGGTCGATGAGTGAGGTCAGCATTTCCTGGACTTCTGGGCTGCTCACGACCTTGAAGAGGAGAGCAGCGAAGGCACAGGCCGCGATGGTTCCGACCGCGTATTCAGCGGTGGACATGCCGTGCTCTCGGTGGGTGGCCGCGTAGTGGAGCCACTTGTTCATTCGCGGCCGGGAACTGTTGCTGATGCGGTGTCGCTTGCCGATCGAGGAAGAGGGGGGTGACTGGTCGGAGGTAGAAGTGGTCGGGGCGCTGGAGTCCCTTTGGCGGATGGCGAGGGCGCTTGTGGAGGGCTCGTGAGTGCGCCGATCCGCGGCGGTGCTGTGGCGTGGAGTGGTGGTCACTGGGGTGGTCGTGGCAGGGCCGGTGGTTACGGGGCCGGTGGTTACGGGGGTGGTGATTGCGGGGGTGGCGGTTGCGGGGGTGGCGGTTACGGGGGTGGCGGTTGCGACTGTGCGGCGGGGGTGCTGCCGGGGTGTGGAGAAGGTGACCACAGGGGCTGTCGGGCTTCCGGTGATCAGGGTGCGTGTTTGAGCGGGTGGTGTGGTGGTGCCGGCAGGCGATGTGGCGGCTGCGATGTCGTCTGGCGTCGTGGCGGGACTGTGCATCTTGCCTCCAGGGGTTGGAGCCGGGGTTTTGACCGGCGGGAGTTCAAAGGGTGGCGGAGGCGGGGTGGGGAGATGCGGGCCGAACGGCGTTCTGTGGATAAGGGTGACGGCCTGGTCGCTGCCTTGTGGATGGAGCATGAGGTTGAGCTCAGTCTCACGAGAACGCAGAGCGGACCTGCAGGGATGGAAACGTGTTGACGCACGGGGCGGCGCGGGCGTGGGAACACGGTGCTCGCAGAGGGCAAGGCGCACGGGATAGGGGCACGCGCAGGCGGAATCCGGGCGCGGCCATGAGGCCGGTCGCACGCCTGGGGCCAGGAGCACGCGCGCACGCCCTGCCCCCGCCACGCGATCAAGCACAGGCTGGTACGGCGGTGTACTTGGGCGCGGCGGGGACGGTCAGGCACAGCCCGGTGCGGTGGGGGCTCGGGCGCAGCGGGCGGGATCAAGCACAGGTCGGTACGGCGGTGGGCCCGGGGCGCGGCGGGGACGAGGGCGGCCGGGAGTCAGGGTGGCGCGGTGGTGTGCTCGGGGATGGTGGTGCGTAGGTTTCGTGATCACCGGGCGTGGGCGGGGTGGGGATTCGGAGAGCGTGGTTTGTGCCGGTGGGGGGCTCAGGGCATGGCGAAGGTTGAGGCTAGGCCTGCTATCACCGGGATGATGCCGAGGAGGACGAAGGCGGGGAGGAAGCACAGGCCCAGGGGGGCGACTGCCTTTACGCCGACGCTTCTTGCTGCGGCGACTGATGCGGCTCCGGATGATTCTCGGGCGTCGTCGGCCAAGCGTTTCAGGACGTCGGCTACGGGGGCGCCGCTCTGGGCTGCTCGGCTCATGGCTCTGGAGAGCTGGCCCATGGCGGGGTCTTTGGCGAGGGATGCCCAGGTTGGGTCGGGGTCGGCGCCCAGGCGTAGTTGGGTGCTCACCCATGCCAGGCGCTCGCCTACGGGGCCTCCTATCGCGTGGGCGGCGATTTCGGTGGCGGCGCTCACCGGTCTGCCCGCGTGTAGGCAGGCGGTCATCAGATCGGCGGCGAAGGGGAGGTCGGCGGCTATGCGGCGGTGGTCGAGATGGGGTTGCTGGAGTGCTCTTTTGTGGAGGAACAGGGCTGTTGCGGGGGTGATGAGGATGCCTGCCATGGCTCCTGGGATGCCGCCGATCAGGAGGAAAGAGAGCAGGCCTGCGGCGGTGGCGGTGAGTGTTGTTCTGCGGGTGACGCGGTTTGGGTGAGTGGGGGGATGAGGGGCTTGGGGGGATGTCAGGTCTGGACGTAGGCGGGTTAGGCGTTCTGTGGGGGTTCGGGGGGAGAGCCACAGCCAAGCCGATGTTGCGGCGCAGAGGGCGGAGAGGAGTTGGAGCATCGGTGGGTCCGATCGGGTCAGGATTGGGCTCGGGTGGCCATGCGGGTGGTCCACCACAGGCCGCAGACGTCCAGGGTGACGCCGGCCAGTAGGCACATGAGGCCGGGGATGGTGCCGAAGAGGAAGGACAGGGGGTGCATGTTCAGGGCTGCGGCCATGAGGAGGCCGAGGGCCGGGAGTGCGGCGAGCATGCGGGCAGTGGTGCGGGGGCCCGCTAGTTGGGCCGCTACGTCTTGGCGATGGGCGTGGGCGGCTCGTAACGTGTGCGCGACCCGGTCGATCAAGGAGGCCAGGCCTGCGCCTGCTGTGGTGCTGACCTCCCAGCAGGCTGCCAGGTGGCGCAGGCCCTCGCCTCCTTCTTGGGGGGCTGATGAGGTCAGGGCCGCTGAGACGTCACCGCCGTCCCGTGCGGCCGCGATGACCGGGCGCAGGAGGGCTGGGTCTGGGAGGTCGACTGCTGTGATGGCTCTGGTCAGGGCGTCGCTCGGGGTGCGGCCGGCGGAGAGCTCTGCTGCGAGGGACTGGCACAGCTCGATCGACGCGCGTCGCCAGGCCTCGGCGCGGCGGGCTGGGGTCGGCGTGGCTCTGGGGTGAGTGAGGAGTTTGAGCAGGGATTTCCATCGAGGGGTGGGGGCGGGTGAGGTCAGCAGGTTGTTCAGGCGGGTTGTGGCCGTGTTGGGGCCTGTCCACAGCCAGACGGCGCAGGCTGTGGACAACGCGGCTATGAGGATGCTGGTCATGGTCTGGTTTCGTCCGGGCTTGTGATGGCCTGCTTGTGATGGCCCAGCTGGCCTGTGGTTTTTTTGGGGGCGGTGGTTGGGCGGTGGTGAGGGTGGGTTTGCTAGGGGCGGGCTCGTTGGGCTAGGGCTTCGTAGCCGGGGCCGGGGTGGGTGCGACCTTGGGGGTCGAAGGTCAGAGCGGGGATCGACTCGACGAAGCCGGACGGTGTTCTGGAGAGGAGGCAGACTTCGGCGACGCGTCTTCGGCCGTCCGGGCGGCCTCGCGTCAGGTGGATGACCGCGTCGAGGGCCGCTGCCAGCTGACTGTGTACGGCCTCTCTCGTCAGGCCCGCCGCGCAGCCGAGTGCTTCCAGGCGTGGGGGGACGTCGGCCGCCGTGTTCGCGTGCAGGGTGCCGCAGCCGCCCTCGTGGCCCGTGTTCAGGGCGGCCAGGAGGTCGACTACTTCGGCTCCGCGTACTTCTCCGACTACCAGGCGATCGGGGCGCATTCTGAGTGCCTGGCGTACCAGGTCGCGCAGGCCCACTCCGCCGGCGCCCTCCAGGTTGGCCGGGCGGGTTTCCAGGCGGACCACGTGAGGGTGGAGGGGGCGGAGCTCGGCTGAGTCCTCCACCAGTAGGAGGCGGTCGCCCGGGTCGGCCAGGGAGAGGAGGGCTGACAGGAGGGTGGTCTTGCCCGTGCCTGTGCCGCCTGTGACGAGGAAGGCGAGTCTGGCGGTGACCATGGCGGTGAGCACGGGGATCGCGGGCGGGGCGATCATGCCTGCCGTGACGAGGTCCTGCAGGGTGAAGGCGCGGCGGGGTGGGAGGCGCAGGGAGACGCAGGTGCCGCCGGACGCGATCGGGGGAAGTACGGCGTGGAGGCGGACTCCGCCGGGGAGGCGGGCGTCCACGTACGGGGAGGCGTCGTCGAGGCGTCGGCCTGCGGCGGTCGCGAGGCGTTGGGCCAGTCTGCGGACGGATCCGTCGTCGGTGAAGGTGATCGAGGTGCGGCGTAGGCCGGTGCCGTCGTCGATCCAGACCTCGCGTGGGCCGTTGACCAGGACATCCGTTACGTCCGGGCGGGCCAGGAGTGGTTCGAGAGGGCCTGCGCCGATGAGGTCGGCGCAGAGGGCCCGGGCTATGGCGAGGATCTCCGCGTCGCCGTAGACGGACTTCTCGGCTCTCAGGGCCAGTGCTACTTGGGCGGCGGTGGGCTCGACGCCTGTTCTGGCCAGGCGGACGCGTACCGCCTCCACCAGCTCTGGGGAGACCGGCGCCGGCGGCGGGTCCGGGGAGAGGGCGGTTGGCGGTTCGGGGGCCGGTGTCCTCCGTGGTTGAGGCTGGTGAGCGGGTTTAGGGCTTGGGTGGGTGCGAGGGGATGGTGGGTCTTGGGCCAGCCGGGTTCGGGGTGGCTCGTTGGGGTGTGGGTTCTGGGGGCGGGGTGGGGTGGTGGGGTTCGGGATCATGTGGCTGGGAGGAGGTCTCGGAGCAGGGAGGTGCACAGGGCGCCTAGGACGGTGCGGGGGCCGAGTCTCGGGAGCTCGCCACGGTTGAGGGTGGCGGTGAGTCTGGGCTGGTCGGGGAGGGTGCCGGCGGAGGGGATGCCCAGGGCTGTCATGGCCGTGTCGGCGTCCAGGATGCCGGGGCGGAGGATCGCGCGGATGTCGGCCGTGTGGTCGCGCAGCTGGGAGAGGACCTGGACGGCGGAGAGGATGCCGCGCACGTCGGCCGTGGCCACCAACAGGGTGGAGCCGGCTCTGGTCAGGGCCTCTATGGCTGAGGGGTCGAGGTGTCTGGGGAGGTCCACGACCACCAGGTCGAAGCCGCGGGTGCCGGCTTCGAGTACCGAGCGCATGGCCTGGGGCGGGATCGCGTCGACCTCGCCTCTGTGGAAGGACAGGACTGCCAGGTCTCCGAACGCCGGGAGGGCCGCCTGCAACGCGCTGGAGTTGATCCGGCCTTCTCTGGCCACCAGATCTGCCCAGCGGGCGCCTGTCGCCTCCTCGTGGCCCAGCAAGGCGTCTATGCCTCCGCCCAGGGGGTCGGCGTCTACGAGGAGGGTGCGGAGGTGGTCGGTCGAGGCTCGGAGGGCCAGGCAGGCGGCGAGGACGCTCGCGCCGGCGCCGCCTCGGCCGCCTATCAGGCAGATCACGGCGCCTGAGCGGGGATCGGGGTCCATGGCGTCGGCGAATCTGTCCACCAGGTCGCGTTCGTCGTTGGGGAGGGTCATGACGGATCGGGCGCCTGCCGCAACGCATTTTCGCCAGGTGTCGGGGTCTTCGGGGTCGCGGGTTACGAGGAGGACCTGGTCTCGGGGTGGGGGTGAGGTGGCTGCGACGGGGTCTGCTTGGTCGGCGCCTATGGCGATGAGTGGGGCGAGGTTCCAGAACGGGCGGGCGTGGGTGGGGGTCTGGGCCACGTCCAGTTGGGCGCCGGCTGCGGCTGCTATGCGGACGAGGTCGTCGAGGAGGGCTGGGTCCTCGGTGATGGCCAAGGGGCGGTGCATGTTCGGCCTCCCTGTGGGATGTGGCTTGTGCGAGGCGGGGGGTGGGAGGCCGAGTTTGCTGGAGGTGGTGGTGAGGGGTTGAGCCGAATGGGGTTCTGGGGATGAGGGTGCGCTCGGGCGGGCGGACCTGTGGATGACGCCTCTTGTTGATGGGGTGGAAGGCTCGGGGCGCGGCGTAGGCGGCAAGGTGGGGCGCTGGGCGCACAGCGAGGTGCCGGGGAAGGCTTGCTGTGGTGCTTGGGGTGCGCGATGGCGCCAGGAGCGTGGTGCGTCAAGGCAGGAGCGGGGTGCCGGGCCGCCGGGGTGTGGGGGTGGTGAGTGGCCGGCCTGCGGGCGCAGAGGGTGACAGGCGGCAGGGTGTGATCGGGCTCAGGGCCTGGACGAGCCACGGCCGCGAGACGAGCAAGACCTAAGGGACCACCAGTGCCAGTGACAAGCCAGGGCCGGCATGGGCTGGATGGCCTGCTGGGGAAGGTGTGGGTGGCCCGGAAAAGGGGCGACCCCCGCCGGGGGGGAGAGCGGGGGTCGCCTGATCGGTCCGGCTCCGGGGGGGTAGAGCCGGTCCCGTTTCAGAAGAAAGCTTTCATCACTGGACCGGAGCCTGGCAAGGGACTTGCAAAGCAATCCCGTGCAAGGGCGCTCCAGTTTCGGGCGATACCACCGTATGCTGCCCGATCGACTCGAGTTTCGTCGAGCAGCAATCTCGCATTTTCGCCAAGTTTTTTCGCCACCCGATAACGATCACATAAAGCCGATCACAGAGAGTAATCATCACAGGTTGGTAACCGCCTGGACGAACCCGCCTGCCCCCATATGACGGAAGCGCCACCCCATGGTCGAGTAAAGGTCTTGGTCCGAGGGGTTCCCATCAGGGCGGATCCGTCGTAGAAAGGTGTCACGGACCTCTTGTCCGGGTGCATCAGCCGGGTACCCACGCGCGACCAGCCGCGGGAGGCGCGTCGTGACGGGCTTGACCCGCTCCGACGGATTGAGGTGCACGCTTGGTAACCCGGTGTGATGCACCGGCGGACGGCGTCTCTTGACTGAGACGCCGTCAGCTATGTCAGTCCTTCCGTCGGGTCAGCCCCGCTGCATGGCCTCACAGATCGCAGTCGTCTCGCGTACGCCGAGGGTTACCGCAGAGGCACAGTGTTGTACCCAGGTGGCGACGCCCTCCGGCGACCCCTCCAGGTACGCCCGCAACGCCTCCCCGTACGGCAGCTCCAGGTGCCCGGCCTCGACCACCACCAGCGACTTCGGGTCCAGCCCGTACTCCACGAGCGTCAGCCGCCCGGCCGAACGCGCCACGACCCCGTCGGCCGAACCGAACGGCCGCAACACCGCCAGCTCCGCGTGCACCACGGCGGCCAGCACGATCGCGGGCGCCTTCGTGGGCCGCTCCAGCAGCTCGAACAGGGCCTCCATACGGGCCGCGGTGTCGGCGGCGCCGGGAGCGGGGCCCAGGGCGAGCGGGTCAGGAGCCTCGCCCGCGGTCCGGGGGCGGCCCAGGGCCTCAGGTGAGGTGAGGCCGGCGGCGGCGACGGCGTGCAGCCGGGCGAGCACCTGCCTGGGCGCCTTCCGCCAGGTCGAGCCCAGCCTGCCCAGCTCCGCCGAGGCACGCAGCGCGCCCTGGACGAGCGGGTCGTGCACCGCGTCCCGGCGCAGGGCGTCCAGAGGTACGTCCACACCCTCGATGGCGGCCGACGCCCGCGCTCCGCGCAGGGACGACTCGGTGGACACCGCGGGGCTGGCCCGGCGCAGGACTCGGTGCCGGTAGAGCCTGTCGACGGCCTGCCGGGCCTCGTCCACCGCCTCGGGGACGCCGGGGAGCTGGGCGATGACGGCCAACGGGTCTGGGTCACTCACAGGACCCGACCTTACCTGTGCGTTCACGAGCCCCAGCCCGCGGCTACCGAGCTGACGCTTGGTGGGTTAGAGGTAGCGCACAGTGAGCACGAGCGTCAGGCATCCAACCCGACGCCCCCGAGGCACAGCCGCGCGCAGCCCCGCTCACGGCCGACCACGCCGATAAATCCGAACGCGAGGGGGACCCATAAACCCGCCCCCTTCCCCCGCCCGCGTATTTTCCCGATTTCAGGATGACAACATTTCAATAGCGTTTGTAATGCGCACCGATAACCCGCCCCCACTTCCCAGGACTCGGTACAGACCTGTCTAGACCTCTTGTGTACGACGGTCATGAGCTGGTGAAGTGGGACACGAACCTATCCAATCTGGCCATAGAAGGAGCACGAGGTGGCCCCGGAGACCGCTGGTAACGAGACCCAGGCGCTGTCCAACCTGCTGAAGGAGAACCGCCGGTTCGAACCGCCGGCTGACCTTGCGGCGGCCGCGAACGTGACCGAAGCCGCGTACGAGGAGGCCGCGGCGGACCGCCTGGCCTTCTGGGAGCGGGCCGCCGAGCGGCTGACCTGGGCCAAGCGGTGGGACACGACGCTCGAGTGGAAGGCGCCGTTCGCCAAGTGGTTCGTGGGCGGCGAGCTCAACGTCGCCTACAACTGCGTCGACCGCCACGTCGAGGAGGGGCGCGGCGACAAGGTCGCCTACCACTGGGAGGGCGAGCCCGAGGGCGACACCCGTACCCTCACCTACAACGACCTGAAGCGCGAGGTCGGCAAGGCCGCGAACGCCCTCCAGGAGCTGGGCGTGGGCAAGGGCGACCGGGTCGCGATCTACATGCCGATGATCCCCGAGCTGCCGATCGCGATGCTGGCCTGCGCCCGCATCGGGGCGATCCACTCGGTGGTGTTCGGCGGGTTCTCGGCCACCGCGCTGAAGAGCCGGATCGACGACGCCGACGCCAAGCTGGTCATCACGGCCGACGGCGGCTACCGCAGGGGCAAGCCCTCGGCGCTCAAGCCGACGGTGGACGAGGCCGTCGCCGAGTGCCCGCAGGTGGAGCACGTCCTCGTCGTACGCCGTACCGGACAGGACGTCGACACGAACGGCAAGGACGTCTGGTGGCACGACCTGGTGGAGCGCCAGAGCGACCAGCACACCGCCGAGCCGCACGGCGCCGAGGACCCGCTGTACATCCTCTACACCAGCGGCACCACCGGTAAGCCCAAGGGCATCCTGCACACCACCGGCGGCTACCTGACGCAGACGGCCTGGACCCACCACGCGGTCTTCGACCTCAAGCCCGAGACCGACATCTACTGGTGCACGGCCGACATCGGCTGGGTGACGGGCCACTCCTACATCGTGTACGGCCCCCTGGCCAACGGCGCCACCAGCGTCATCTACGAGGGCACCCCGGACACCCCGCACCGCGGCCGGTTCTGGGAGATCGTGCAGAAGTACAAGATCACGATCCTCTACACCGCCCCGACGGCGATCCGGACGTTCATGAAGTGGGGCGACGACATCCCCGCCAAGTACGACATGTCCAGCCTGCGCATCCTCGGCTCGGTCGGCGAGCCGATCAACCCCGAGGCGTACGTCTGGTACCGCGAGCACATCGGCGGCGAGCGCTGCCCGGTCGTGGACACCTGGTGGCAGACCGAGACCGGCGCCATCATGATCAGCCCACTGCCCGGCGTGACCGCGGCCAAGCCGGGCGCCGCCATGCGCCCGCTGCCCGGCATCGTCGCCGACGTGGTGGACGACCAGGGCAACGGCGTCCAGAACGGCGGGGGCGGCTTCCTCGCGGTGCGCGAGCCGTGGCCGTCCATGCTGCGCACGATCTGGGGCGACGACCAGCGCTACATCGACACCTACTGGAGCCGGTTCGAGGGCATGTACTTCCCTGGCGACGGCGCCAAGAAGGACGAGGACGGCGACCTGTGGCTGCTCGGCCGCGTGGACGACGTCATGCTGGTCTCCGGCCACAACATCTCCACCACCGAGGTGGAGAGCGCCCTGGTCAGCCACCCGAAGGTGGCCGAGGCGGCCGTGGTCGGCGCGACCGACCCGGTGACCGGCCAGGCCATCGTGTCGTTCGTGATCCTGCGCGGCACGGCGGAGGAGGGCGAGGACATCGCGGCCGAGCTGCGCAACCACGTGGCCAAGACGCTCGGCCCGATCGCCAAGCCGCGCCAGATCCTGGTGGTGCCCGAGCTGCCCAAGACCCGCTCGGGCAAGATCATGCGCCGCCTCCTGCGCGACGTGGCCGAGAACCGCAGCATCGGTGACGTCACCACGCTGGCCGACAGCACGGTGATGAACCTGATCTCGGAGAAGCTCCCCTCCGCCAAGTCGGAGGACTAGCAGCACCCCCATGAGGCCGCATGTCCCGGACAAATAGGGACATGCGGCCTCATATCGGTACGCTGTATCGCAAGGTGTGCCGGGAAGTCTGGTCGGCGAGTCAGAGCGACACGTGCGTGCGACGAGCATGCCGACCCGACCTAGGAGTGCCTTGCCTACCGAGAAGTGGCCCTTCCCCACCGGTGCCCGCTATGCCCGTGCCCTCGCCGAGGCCCTGCGCACGGAGACGATCGGCGGCATCATCATGCTGGCCGCCGCCGTCGCCGCCCTGCTCTGGGCGAACGTCTCCATCGACGGCTACGAGGCCATGCGCCACGCCCACATCGGTCCCATGGAGCTGTACCAGTGGGTCCAACACGGCCTGCTGACCATCTTCTTCTTCGTGGCGGGGCTGGAGGTGAAGGAGGAGTTCGTCCACGGCGAGCTGGCGAACCCGCGCAAGGCCGCCCTCCCGATCATCGCGTCCCTGGCGGGCATGGTCATGCCTGCGATCGTGTTCCTGCTGGTGAGCTGGGGGGCGGAGGACGCCGCCAGGGGGTGGGCGATCCCGACCGCCACCGACATCGCCTTCGCCCTGGCCGTGCTGGCCGTCACGGCGAGCGCGATGCCCGCGGCGCTGCGCGCCTTCCTGCTGACCTGCGCCGTCGTGGACGACCTGGGCGCCATCGCGGTCATCGCCGTCTTCTACACCGAGAACGTGAACGTCCCCATGCTGCTGCTCGGCGCCGCCCTCGTGGCCGCGTACGGGCTGCTCCAGCGCCGCCTGGTCACCAGCCCGTGGGTGCTCGTCCCGATCGCCCTGGCCGCCTGGTACGCGGTCGAGACCAGCGGCGTGCACGCCACCGTCGCGGGCGTCGCCCTCGGCCTGATGACCAGGGTCACCACGGCGGAGCACGAGCGACGCTCCCCCGCCGAGGCCGCCGATCACTACGTTCGCCCGATTTCCGCGGGTCTGGCCGTGCCCGCGTTCGCGTTCGTGTCGGCGGGGGTGAAACTCGATGGATCAAGCCTCGGCGCTAT
This window encodes:
- the acs gene encoding acetate--CoA ligase, translating into MAPETAGNETQALSNLLKENRRFEPPADLAAAANVTEAAYEEAAADRLAFWERAAERLTWAKRWDTTLEWKAPFAKWFVGGELNVAYNCVDRHVEEGRGDKVAYHWEGEPEGDTRTLTYNDLKREVGKAANALQELGVGKGDRVAIYMPMIPELPIAMLACARIGAIHSVVFGGFSATALKSRIDDADAKLVITADGGYRRGKPSALKPTVDEAVAECPQVEHVLVVRRTGQDVDTNGKDVWWHDLVERQSDQHTAEPHGAEDPLYILYTSGTTGKPKGILHTTGGYLTQTAWTHHAVFDLKPETDIYWCTADIGWVTGHSYIVYGPLANGATSVIYEGTPDTPHRGRFWEIVQKYKITILYTAPTAIRTFMKWGDDIPAKYDMSSLRILGSVGEPINPEAYVWYREHIGGERCPVVDTWWQTETGAIMISPLPGVTAAKPGAAMRPLPGIVADVVDDQGNGVQNGGGGFLAVREPWPSMLRTIWGDDQRYIDTYWSRFEGMYFPGDGAKKDEDGDLWLLGRVDDVMLVSGHNISTTEVESALVSHPKVAEAAVVGATDPVTGQAIVSFVILRGTAEEGEDIAAELRNHVAKTLGPIAKPRQILVVPELPKTRSGKIMRRLLRDVAENRSIGDVTTLADSTVMNLISEKLPSAKSED
- the nhaA gene encoding Na+/H+ antiporter NhaA — its product is MPTEKWPFPTGARYARALAEALRTETIGGIIMLAAAVAALLWANVSIDGYEAMRHAHIGPMELYQWVQHGLLTIFFFVAGLEVKEEFVHGELANPRKAALPIIASLAGMVMPAIVFLLVSWGAEDAARGWAIPTATDIAFALAVLAVTASAMPAALRAFLLTCAVVDDLGAIAVIAVFYTENVNVPMLLLGAALVAAYGLLQRRLVTSPWVLVPIALAAWYAVETSGVHATVAGVALGLMTRVTTAEHERRSPAEAADHYVRPISAGLAVPAFAFVSAGVKLDGSSLGAMLSDRVVLGVMAGLVLGKFLGVFGGAWLSVRLGLARLSEELHWRDMAAVSLLAGIGFTVSLLIGDLAYGGDPQRAEAVTTGILAASVVASVLAAVLLNIRVRKRRVALDDV